Proteins from a genomic interval of Sphingobacterium sp. SYP-B4668:
- a CDS encoding RNA polymerase sigma factor, translated as MYSYHTLSDIALFQLIQHQDRRAFEIIYDRYFSLLYIYAKKIIANDEEVEDVLQDVFLALWEKQDISLEKSFSSYVYGMTRFKILDFIDRKKVRSQYAASLQHYIEEGACITDDKLREKELAKQIESALQLLPEKMRNIFLLSRFENKSYREIADKLQLSDKTIKKQISNALKIMRTALKTFLMFLY; from the coding sequence ATGTATAGTTATCATACTTTATCAGATATCGCACTATTCCAATTGATTCAGCATCAGGATCGAAGAGCTTTTGAAATTATCTATGACAGGTATTTTTCATTACTATACATCTATGCGAAAAAAATCATAGCCAACGATGAGGAAGTAGAAGATGTATTACAGGATGTCTTCCTAGCGCTATGGGAAAAACAGGACATTTCCCTTGAAAAATCCTTTTCTTCTTATGTCTATGGGATGACGCGCTTTAAGATTCTGGATTTCATAGACCGAAAAAAAGTACGTTCCCAATATGCAGCATCTTTACAGCACTATATAGAAGAGGGTGCCTGCATAACCGATGATAAACTAAGAGAAAAAGAACTCGCTAAGCAGATCGAATCTGCATTGCAGCTTCTTCCTGAAAAAATGCGGAATATATTTCTATTGAGTAGGTTCGAAAACAAGTCCTATCGAGAAATTGCGGATAAGCTTCAATTATCAGACAAAACTATCAAAAAGCAGATTAGCAACGCTTTAAAGATCATGCGAACAGCATTAAAAACATTTTTAATGTTTTTGTATTAA
- a CDS encoding FecR family protein, with the protein MDEKNIPDDVLKRYLSNTCTPQEKSWVESWFLKEVDQAQHVPLDIPTLEKRQDLLKRRLLEKHLHVTERKTVVWKIWATSVAACLTICTGIYYYLSVPAQQYSAPTFVTEYRDIPAAQDLAILITSGGDSIALDKLSPGTSIQEGLLHISKNMNGEIQYQASTQDSPSSHQAYNTIFTPKGTKYKIVLSDGTKVWLNAGATLRFPVHFALHERRVKLQGEAYFDVTHQEAQSSTKATLPFIVETNRQDIKVLGTQFNVSAYVDDDEETTTLIKGKVEVTAFSDQSRDHRIGKETLFPNQQAQLSNRLMKQIVDVSSDIAWVNGDFLFNKESLSEIMKKIGRWYNVDVHFENNVGNLQFSGAISRKQHLSAVLQMLKATNQLDFTVERSISDDTVKRIRITSKK; encoded by the coding sequence ATGGATGAAAAAAATATACCTGACGATGTCTTAAAGCGATACCTCAGCAATACATGTACCCCCCAAGAAAAGTCGTGGGTGGAATCGTGGTTTTTGAAAGAGGTCGATCAAGCTCAACATGTACCACTAGATATTCCTACACTTGAAAAAAGACAAGACCTGCTAAAAAGAAGACTTTTAGAAAAGCATTTGCATGTGACAGAACGTAAAACAGTCGTGTGGAAAATATGGGCTACTTCTGTTGCAGCTTGTTTGACCATCTGTACAGGCATCTATTATTACTTGTCCGTCCCAGCCCAACAATATTCGGCACCAACATTTGTTACGGAATATCGAGACATTCCTGCCGCTCAGGATCTAGCAATTTTAATCACTTCTGGAGGTGACTCCATCGCTTTAGATAAACTAAGTCCAGGTACATCCATCCAAGAAGGTCTTCTGCATATTTCAAAGAATATGAATGGTGAAATCCAATACCAAGCCTCGACACAAGATAGCCCCTCTTCACACCAAGCCTACAATACAATCTTTACACCCAAGGGTACAAAATACAAAATTGTGCTGTCTGATGGTACAAAAGTATGGTTAAATGCTGGGGCGACACTTAGATTTCCAGTACATTTTGCCTTGCATGAAAGGAGAGTAAAACTACAAGGCGAAGCCTATTTTGACGTTACCCATCAGGAGGCCCAGTCTTCCACTAAAGCAACGCTTCCATTTATAGTCGAGACCAATCGTCAGGATATCAAAGTACTCGGCACACAATTCAATGTATCAGCATACGTTGATGATGATGAAGAGACCACGACACTCATCAAGGGAAAGGTAGAAGTAACGGCATTCTCGGACCAGTCAAGAGATCACCGTATAGGAAAAGAGACTTTATTTCCCAATCAACAAGCGCAACTATCTAATCGCTTAATGAAACAAATAGTTGATGTATCTTCCGACATTGCATGGGTCAACGGGGATTTCCTTTTCAATAAAGAATCTCTTTCGGAAATTATGAAAAAAATTGGACGCTGGTACAACGTGGATGTTCATTTTGAAAATAATGTTGGGAATCTCCAATTTAGTGGGGCTATATCGCGAAAACAACATTTGTCAGCAGTTTTACAAATGCTGAAAGCCACCAATCAACTCGACTTTACTGTTGAACGATCGATATCGGACGATACCGTCAAACGCATACGCATCACATCAAAAAAATAA
- a CDS encoding amino acid permease, which translates to MEEQASEKKELNRGLKNRHIQLIALGGAIGTGLFLGIGPAAVLAGPAVILGYAVAGIVAFFIMRQLGEMVVDEPVSGSFSHFANKYWGPFAGFSSGWNYWFLYILVSMSELTAIGVYVQFWWPEIPLWQSSLFFFIVVNALNLASVKVYGEAEFWFSIVKVLAIIAMIIFGSYLLLSGNGGEQAKVANLWNDGGFFPKGWLSEGSEGNFQGLLAAMALIMFSFGGLELIGITAAEAENPEKNIPRATNQVIYRILIFYVGALIILFSLSPWRNITEGSSPFVMIFENLKGFQFSLFGKTFFFTSIIANALNVIVLTAALSVYNSSVYSNSRMLYGLSKQGNAPKFLLKLNKNHVPIMAILVSAAFAAICIVINKMIPEKALGILMSLVVSALIINWLMISITHLFFKKKKIQDGHQTLFPSFLYPISNYICLIFLIGILVMMWLTGLKISVELIPIWLLLLYVGYLLVKRNKKRQL; encoded by the coding sequence GTGGAAGAGCAAGCTTCAGAAAAAAAAGAGTTAAATAGAGGATTAAAAAACCGCCACATCCAATTGATTGCCTTGGGCGGAGCGATTGGCACTGGTTTGTTTTTGGGAATAGGTCCTGCCGCTGTGTTAGCTGGACCTGCTGTAATCTTAGGATATGCAGTAGCGGGTATAGTGGCTTTTTTCATCATGCGACAATTGGGTGAAATGGTCGTCGACGAGCCGGTGTCGGGTAGCTTTAGTCATTTTGCAAATAAGTATTGGGGGCCCTTTGCGGGATTTTCATCCGGCTGGAATTATTGGTTTTTGTATATTTTAGTCAGTATGTCCGAACTAACGGCAATTGGTGTATATGTACAATTTTGGTGGCCCGAGATACCGCTATGGCAATCCAGCTTATTCTTCTTTATTGTGGTCAATGCCTTGAATCTAGCATCCGTAAAAGTATATGGTGAAGCCGAATTTTGGTTTTCCATTGTAAAGGTTTTGGCCATTATCGCCATGATTATCTTCGGTTCTTATTTGTTATTAAGCGGCAATGGTGGTGAACAGGCTAAAGTTGCAAATCTATGGAATGACGGAGGCTTCTTTCCCAAAGGCTGGCTTTCGGAAGGTTCTGAGGGTAATTTTCAAGGACTTCTTGCAGCTATGGCACTGATTATGTTTTCCTTTGGAGGGTTAGAGCTCATTGGTATCACTGCAGCAGAAGCCGAGAATCCGGAGAAAAATATCCCTCGAGCGACTAACCAAGTCATTTATCGTATTCTTATTTTCTACGTAGGAGCCTTGATTATCTTATTCTCCTTATCGCCTTGGCGTAATATTACGGAAGGTAGCAGCCCATTTGTAATGATTTTTGAAAACCTCAAAGGTTTCCAGTTCTCTTTGTTCGGAAAAACTTTCTTTTTCACTTCTATTATTGCCAATGCGCTCAACGTCATTGTCCTGACCGCAGCTCTTTCAGTTTACAACAGCAGTGTATATAGTAATAGTCGAATGCTTTATGGACTTTCCAAACAAGGTAATGCACCCAAATTTTTATTAAAGCTCAACAAGAATCATGTGCCCATAATGGCCATTTTGGTATCGGCGGCTTTTGCAGCCATTTGTATCGTTATCAATAAAATGATTCCTGAAAAAGCATTGGGCATTCTCATGTCACTTGTCGTTTCGGCATTAATCATCAATTGGCTTATGATTTCCATCACCCATTTATTCTTTAAAAAGAAGAAAATACAAGATGGACATCAGACCCTGTTCCCATCGTTCCTCTATCCTATCAGCAACTACATATGTCTTATATTTTTGATTGGCATTCTAGTCATGATGTGGCTTACAGGGCTCAAAATATCGGTCGAACTCATTCCCATTTGGCTACTCCTGTTATATGTCGGATACCTTCTGGTGAAACGAAATAAAAAAAGACAACTATAA
- a CDS encoding type IX secretion system plug protein, which translates to MKKCIVVSISLLLIVSCCFAQKKKKKKNNDSDQSPKQELVYDNVNYLPSIQSVQFLTGNTETNLPIIDLEKRNTLTFNFDDLRADIRNFYFGIEHCDANWIPSRLSPLEYAEGFNEGRIDNYTSSKSTYQPYTHYSANFPDEYVAPKLPGNYLLKVYEDADKNRLILTRKFYVVRNLMGVAAKVSPSTIVAKRSQNQKLDVFVKTGAITVANPQRDLRVVVMQNQRMDNMMSLNDPMFVGGSDISYNNSQTLDFKGNNEFRYVDLRSFKLGSERVQSIHVDSLVRVSLHIDEDNSQSTYASTFDENGKFYIRNMDQPEANVEGDYAQVTFSLKTDQEIKGDIYLVGGFNNYQRTAQNKLHYEEKTKLWQVTLPLKQGLYDYEYVLQDLNGNVVTDAFSGSFYETGNNYQILLYNRKIGTFWDEFLGFGETSINNRK; encoded by the coding sequence ATGAAAAAATGTATAGTCGTAAGTATTTCTCTTCTTCTAATAGTAAGCTGTTGCTTTGCGCAAAAGAAGAAAAAAAAGAAAAACAATGACAGTGACCAATCTCCTAAGCAGGAGTTAGTTTATGATAACGTCAATTACCTCCCTTCGATTCAATCCGTCCAATTCCTGACTGGCAATACAGAAACCAACTTACCTATTATTGACTTGGAGAAAAGGAATACATTGACTTTTAACTTTGATGATTTACGAGCTGACATCCGGAATTTCTATTTCGGCATTGAGCATTGTGATGCCAATTGGATACCAAGCAGACTCTCCCCGCTTGAATACGCGGAAGGCTTCAATGAAGGTCGTATAGACAACTATACCAGCTCTAAGTCAACTTATCAACCTTACACGCATTACTCTGCCAACTTCCCTGATGAGTATGTAGCACCGAAATTACCGGGCAACTACCTTTTAAAAGTCTATGAAGATGCAGACAAAAACAGGTTAATCCTTACCCGTAAATTCTATGTCGTCCGTAATTTGATGGGCGTAGCAGCGAAAGTATCGCCGTCCACCATTGTAGCCAAGCGAAGTCAAAATCAAAAATTAGATGTTTTCGTTAAAACGGGTGCCATCACAGTCGCGAATCCACAACGAGACTTACGCGTAGTAGTTATGCAAAATCAGCGCATGGACAATATGATGAGTTTGAATGACCCCATGTTTGTTGGAGGAAGTGACATCAGTTATAACAATAGCCAAACATTGGATTTTAAAGGAAATAATGAGTTTAGATATGTTGACTTACGCAGTTTTAAACTCGGGTCCGAACGGGTTCAAAGTATACACGTAGATTCGCTAGTGCGCGTTTCCTTACATATAGATGAAGACAACAGTCAATCCACCTATGCGTCTACTTTTGACGAAAACGGAAAATTTTATATCCGGAATATGGACCAACCGGAAGCCAATGTAGAGGGCGACTATGCGCAGGTAACCTTTTCGCTTAAGACCGATCAAGAAATAAAAGGAGACATATACCTCGTTGGGGGCTTTAACAATTACCAAAGAACAGCCCAGAACAAACTTCATTATGAAGAAAAGACCAAACTTTGGCAGGTCACGCTTCCACTAAAACAAGGGCTTTATGATTACGAATATGTATTGCAGGATCTCAACGGCAATGTAGTCACCGATGCTTTTTCAGGTAGCTTCTACGAGACGGGCAATAATTACCAAATTTTATTGTACAATCGCAAAATCGGCACTTTTTGGGATGAATTTTTGGGCTTTGGAGAAACCAGTATTAACAATCGTAAATAA
- a CDS encoding DUF4139 domain-containing protein: MNIIKISLAIGGALVTTGLFAQGPKVIKAELKDVTLYTNAAELNHQANVNLPTGTSEIVFTHVANGIDENSIQIGSSPHVTIMSVRSMLNYIDADVKSEGFVKVENHHNKELNLLKSLQNEKSTEESILKLLESNQKIAGTNGTTTVAELSKMADYYKTKYLEVKNTISSLDEKIVIQEDVVNKAKVQLDEVRGQTTGSGGQLVVQVINNQAGNQPFDITYSSPQASWYASYDLRATNTNSPLEIVYKANVSQATGVDWKKVHLTLATGNPSQYGVAPILQPWQLYYQQDYLRAKVNSAPQILIAGATLDEVVVTKQKNVRFGAASSIGSYTQQSENQLNTTFDISIPYDIASNGKPHSVSLKDYKHAASYTYLAVPRLDPNIYLLAELTDYEKLNLMPGTANVMFENMLVGKTVINPNDATDTLKLSLGRDKMISIKREKINDLSQTKILGGSKKQSLVYEITIKNNKKNDVSISLQDQIPVSTDKSMEITLDDSGSADINKETGLLKWSLDVPAGATKKIRFGYTVKYPKDKQVNIY; encoded by the coding sequence ATGAACATAATAAAGATTTCTCTAGCCATAGGTGGTGCTTTGGTGACCACCGGCTTGTTCGCCCAAGGGCCCAAAGTAATAAAGGCGGAACTTAAAGATGTAACCCTTTACACAAATGCAGCTGAACTAAATCATCAAGCCAATGTCAATCTACCGACAGGTACCAGTGAGATCGTATTTACACATGTAGCAAATGGTATCGATGAAAATAGCATCCAGATCGGTAGCTCCCCTCACGTCACAATTATGTCCGTGCGATCAATGTTAAATTATATAGATGCTGATGTCAAGAGTGAGGGTTTTGTTAAAGTAGAAAACCACCATAATAAGGAACTCAATCTTTTGAAATCTCTACAAAATGAAAAATCAACAGAAGAAAGTATACTTAAACTACTGGAAAGCAATCAGAAAATTGCAGGTACAAATGGCACTACGACTGTAGCAGAGCTTTCCAAAATGGCAGACTATTACAAAACTAAATACCTAGAAGTGAAAAACACGATTTCAAGTCTAGATGAAAAAATCGTTATTCAGGAGGATGTGGTCAATAAAGCAAAAGTGCAATTGGACGAAGTTCGCGGGCAAACAACAGGTTCGGGGGGACAACTGGTCGTTCAAGTAATCAACAACCAAGCTGGCAATCAACCTTTTGATATTACCTACAGTTCTCCACAAGCTTCATGGTATGCGTCTTATGATCTTCGCGCTACGAATACAAACTCACCGTTAGAAATTGTATACAAAGCCAATGTTTCCCAAGCTACTGGCGTTGATTGGAAAAAAGTTCATCTTACGTTAGCAACGGGCAACCCCTCACAATATGGAGTTGCTCCTATATTGCAACCGTGGCAGCTTTATTATCAGCAGGACTACTTGCGAGCTAAAGTGAATTCGGCCCCTCAAATTCTAATCGCTGGTGCAACGCTAGATGAAGTTGTCGTAACTAAACAAAAAAATGTAAGATTTGGAGCTGCTTCTAGTATCGGATCCTATACCCAACAAAGCGAGAATCAACTGAATACAACGTTTGACATCTCTATCCCATATGATATTGCGTCTAATGGTAAGCCGCATAGCGTTTCGTTAAAAGACTACAAACATGCTGCAAGCTATACCTATCTAGCCGTACCTAGATTGGACCCTAACATTTATTTATTGGCTGAGCTAACAGATTACGAAAAACTTAATTTGATGCCCGGTACTGCCAACGTCATGTTCGAGAATATGCTGGTAGGCAAGACTGTTATTAATCCAAATGATGCCACTGACACACTCAAATTAAGCTTGGGCAGAGATAAGATGATCAGCATCAAACGGGAAAAAATCAATGATTTATCCCAAACGAAAATATTAGGTGGAAGCAAAAAGCAAAGTTTGGTCTACGAAATCACCATCAAGAATAATAAAAAGAACGATGTAAGTATTTCTTTGCAAGATCAAATACCAGTATCCACGGATAAATCTATGGAAATAACCTTAGATGACAGCGGTAGCGCAGATATCAACAAAGAAACTGGTCTCCTTAAATGGAGTTTAGATGTACCGGCTGGTGCGACAAAAAAGATACGTTTTGGATACACCGTAAAATATCCAAAAGACAAGCAAGTAAATATTTACTAA